Part of the Longimicrobium sp. genome is shown below.
TGGCGCCCTGCTGCTTCGCCTCGCGCATGGCCCACAGCGTGTCCGCCGTCTCGCCGGACTGCGAGATCGAGATGGTGAGCGTGTTGGGCTCCACTACCGGGCGCCGGTAGCGGAACTCGCTGGCGTACTCCACGTCGGTGGGGATGCGGGCGATGTCCTCCAGCATGTACTCGCCGATCAGCCCGCTGTGCCACGAGGTGCCGCAGCCCAGGATGATGATGCGCTCCACCTGGAGCAGCTCTTCGTCCATCCCGGTGAGGCCGCCGAGCTTCACCCCGCCCTCCTCGGGAAGGAGGCGCCCGCGCATCGTCTCGCGCAGGGTGTTGGGCTGCTCCATGATCTCCTTGAGCATGAAGTGCGGATAGCCGCCGCGCTCCACCTCGCTCAGGTCCCAGTCCACGTGGCTCACGGGGCGGCTCACCGGGCCCTGCGCGGGACGGTGGACGACGTAGCCGCCGGGGGTGATGGTGGCCATGTCGCCGTCGTCCAGGTACACCACTTCACGGGTGTGCGCGATGACGGCCGCCGCGTCGGACCCCACGAACGTCTCGCCGTTCTCGCCCACGCCGATCAGGAGCGGGCTCCCCAGGCGCGCCGCGACGATCTTGTTGGGGTCGCGCGTGGAGACCACGGCGATCCCGTACGTCCCCTCGATCTGCCCGAGGGCGGCCTCCACGGCCCGCTCCAGCGACCCCTGCGCGCGCCCCTCGCCCTTTTCGAACATCTCCTCGATCAGGTGCACCAGCACCTCGGTGTCCGTCTCGGAGGTGAAGGTGTGGCCGCGCTCCTGGAGAAGCTTCCGCAGCGTCCCCGCGTTCTCGATGATCCCGTTGTGGACCACGGCGAAGTCGCCCTTCTCGCTCATGTGCGGGTGGGCGTTGCGCGTGGTGGGCGGCCCGTGGGTGGCCCAGCGCGTGTGCCCGATCCCGTACACCCCCTCCACCGGATCGGCCTCGATCGCCTTCTCCAGCTCGACGATCTTGCCGGCCTCCTTGCGCACCTGGATGGTGCCGTCGCGCACCACCGCGACCCCCGCGGAGTCGTATCCGCGATACTCCAGCCGCTTCAGCCCCTGGATGAGGAGCGGCGCGACCTGCTGCTCACCGATGTAGCC
Proteins encoded:
- the glmS gene encoding glutamine--fructose-6-phosphate transaminase (isomerizing), encoding MCGIVGYIGEQQVAPLLIQGLKRLEYRGYDSAGVAVVRDGTIQVRKEAGKIVELEKAIEADPVEGVYGIGHTRWATHGPPTTRNAHPHMSEKGDFAVVHNGIIENAGTLRKLLQERGHTFTSETDTEVLVHLIEEMFEKGEGRAQGSLERAVEAALGQIEGTYGIAVVSTRDPNKIVAARLGSPLLIGVGENGETFVGSDAAAVIAHTREVVYLDDGDMATITPGGYVVHRPAQGPVSRPVSHVDWDLSEVERGGYPHFMLKEIMEQPNTLRETMRGRLLPEEGGVKLGGLTGMDEELLQVERIIILGCGTSWHSGLIGEYMLEDIARIPTDVEYASEFRYRRPVVEPNTLTISISQSGETADTLWAMREAKQQGATTLGVVNAVGSTIARETDAGIYLHAGPEIGVASTKAFTSQVLVLAMLTVHLGRLRGTLSPARGREIVRAMQQIPEQVSHLLEMDAAIQKLAEEYVDSRNFLYLGRGYNFPAALEGALKLKEISYIHAEGYPAAEMKHGPIALIDEDMPVVVIAPKDAVYDKVRSNIDEVKARGGCIIGVISEDDHELIDVVDHAICIPRTHDALTPILASVPLQLLAYYIAVLRGTNVDQPRNLAKSVTVE